The Betta splendens unplaced genomic scaffold, fBetSpl5.4 scaffold_29, whole genome shotgun sequence genome includes a window with the following:
- the LOC129603759 gene encoding uncharacterized protein LOC129603759 yields MQREAERAQVGIQTGSSLKRLQEMVRRYNLYHVKTLHYKDTRGVLDWLGAKNSNFTFGTEEDTVLVLERFLTQHQMRNVKIVGPYEEPEIEGNDRLVVHTKQEFVDMSCETDALALFLVIKCTAIYSQDLVKLIRDTKKTVTNRITPIFPTFATRSKDHFEPLSQKTQPVLNGVLLSSYKTFEPRRCVVSDMTVDSFEQKCDPIWCTTKMHPWNIYTDVAHQFKCEFDIEELITTPTTVLGRGGFGVTVAINDRLVAKTNLCPEKINWSVPFAQEEFDSCAHIASLVEEVMIGVSMKHPNILRTFGGYWCSSPGYQIGGRAVLVMERALCSLQEFVFYFNETSVVPAVELDTLRGLDYLRSIAIQHRDLTHRNILVCHQPNRRPIPFAFKISDFGSSCNFSTLDQPRGRGTTTAPEVLWCFASDTSSDIFSWYSVMWELHSGSPLVLYKAGPEKLYCPRTYAENLSNLVGVYTTTSDETLALDCMKAIDAQALHAKHKNKRPTVQMILENLKNMGSRIADKSFISMGVLCITLFPQERWSPSGLLKLGRYQCLSQDIGDALVAQEQIPSSLRLGDYKPTDIICSKDCVPEGLAATEPSQTMESHITVTKSDSKVYYGKDVFSLAPDLIQPYEWYSKKVKELQDVHRFRKRKTSDTYSCAKVKRSVPHDLKELLSVRSSVAHSRESSTVNPRGRVSEEEPLSRSGNLEWSNCNIIGSASSDSTGTLNSREVQLGFGPGDLVQGEIKGSVTAASVKDARLPRGVVIYRSRKIEGEMDTSMVILKSRNEEEIARFKNNVILLSQSMTQKHPFLFAGPRDGLYKCSKDDGVFVFQYAQLFHGCKQVCSWDTTDAPYTAHAFLLQVFLTLRAALEVQLLPMLTINLSDLLIGNGAVMIDVVSYLKNNFNEPPSSMFGNRCESLVGICTSLLTKHLPDSSLHKELWGLSLWTPASHVLTKSIDWLRNFEQSERTRPSILTLDGNCFTFRDYLFGIPKWLTRLGEEEQTCDRSSTGLLVYGHPKPFRGDQTAEGVDNAILKKLIRNIVLRMKVKVFGSTRLEVTVLNCTQGWMKVTLETSVLSGFPGIDQLDRLKILDGNCFTHDVASQTESKWAPVIKFAKCQQNGPEQEFVLHYYKMTILIVLLSPLGSVKSLRELFCNMPLSVTNY; encoded by the coding sequence ATGCAGCGAGAAGCTGAAAGGGCGCAAGTCGGGATTCAAACCGGCAGCAGCCTAAAACGTTTGCAAGAAATGGTTCGGCGTTACAATCTCTACCACGTTAAGACTTTGCATTACAAGGACACACGAGGTGTGCTGGACTGGCTTGGAGCGAAAAATAGCAATTTTACCTTCGGTACAGAAGAAGACACCGTTTTAGTACTCGAGAGGTTTCTAACACAGCATCAGATGAGAAACGTCAAAATTGTGGGCCCCTACGAAGAGCCTGAAATCGAGGGGAACGATCGACTGGTGGTGCACACGAAACAAGAATTTGTAGACATGAGCTGTGAGACTGATGCCCTTGCACTGTTTTTGGTGATCAAATGCACCGCAATTTACTCTCAGGATCTTGTCAAGTTAATCAGGGACACAAAGAAAACGGTCACCAATAGGATAACTCCTATATTCCCCACGTTTGCCACTCGTTCCAAAGACCACTTTGAACCTCTCTCTCAGAAGACGCAGCCTGTGTTAAACGGCGTGTTACTCTCAAGCTACAAGACGTTCGAACCTAGGAGGTGCGTTGTCAGCGACATGACCGTAGACAGTTTTGAGCAAAAGTGCGATCCTATTTGGTGTACAACAAAAATGCATCCGTGGAACATATACACCGATGTAGCTCACCAATTTAAATGTGAATTTGACATAGAAGAACTGATCACGACCCCAACGACTGTGCTAGGACGGGGAGGCTTCGGGGTGACGGTTGCAATAAATGATCGCCTTGTGGCAAAAACCAACTTGTGTCCTGAAAAGATAAATTGGAGCGTGCCTTTCGCTCAAGAAGAATTTGACAGCTGCGCGCACATCGCCTCCCTGGTGGAGGAAGTCATGATCGGGGTCTCCATGAAGCACCCAAACATCCTGCGTACATTTGGAGGCTACTGGTGCAGCAGTCCTGGCTACCAGATAGGAGGTAGAGCCGTGCTTGTGATGGAACGAGCCCTGTGCTCTCTGCAGGAAttcgtgttttattttaatgagaCCTCAGTCGTGCCTGCCGTGGAACTGGACACGCTGCGAGGCCTAGATTACTTGAGATCAATAGCTATCCAACACAGGGACTTGACGCACAGAAACATCTTGGTCTGCCACCAGCCGAACAGAAGACCCATACCTTTTGCTTTTAAAATCAGCGACTTTGGCTCATCGTGCAATTTTTCTACCCTCGATCAGCCACGAGGCAGGGGCACTACCACGGCTCCCGAAGTGCTGTGGTGCTTTGCCTCTGACACCTCGAGTGACATATTCAGTTGGTACTCTGTGATGTGGGAGCTACACAGCGGCTCGCCTCTGGTACTATACAAGGCGGGCCCCGAAAAACTGTATTGTCCAAGGACCTACGCCGAGAACCTATCTAATTTGGTGGGCGTTTACACCACGACCAGTGACGAAACGCTTGCTCTTGACTGCATGAAAGCCATCGACGCTCAAGCACTGCACGCaaagcacaaaaataaaagGCCTACTGTACAGATGATACTGGAAAACCTTAAAAACATGGGCAGCCGCATAGCGGACAAGAGTTTTATTTCCATGGGAGTGCTGTGCATTACGCTGTTTCCCCAAGAGAGATGGTCTCCTTCTGGACTGCTGAAGCTCGGTCGATACCAGTGTTTGAGTCAGGACATCGGCGACGCCCTCGTGGCTCAAGAACAGATACCGTCGTCCCTACGACTTGGCGACTATAAACCCACGGACATCATATGTAGCAAGGACTGCGTCCCAGAGGGACTCGCGGCGACGGAGCCGTCCCAGACGATGGAATCACACATTACGGTTACCAAGTCAGACTCCAAAGTGTACTACGGAAAAGACGTCTTTAGTTTAGCTCCTGATCTCATCCAGCCATACGAGTGGTACTCAAAAAAAGTCAAAGAGCTTCAAGATGTCCACAGGTTTAGGAAACGTAAGACCAGTGACACATATAGCTGCGCCAAAGTCAAGCGCTCGGTTCCCCACGACCTGAAAGAGCTGCTCTCTGTACGGTCCAGCGTGGCTCACAGCAGGGAAAGCTCCACCGTAAACCCAAGGGGGCGAgtttcagaggaggagcctctTTCCAGATCCGGAAATCTTGAATGGAGTAACTGTAACATCATCGGCTCCGCGTCCAGTGACTCCACAGGAACTCTAAACTCGAGGGAAGTTCAACTAGGGTTCGGCCCAGGAGACCTCGTCCAAGGGGAGATTAAAGGAAGTGTAACCGCTGCAAGTGTCAAAGATGCACGGCTGCCGCGGGGTGTGGTGATTTATCGGAGCAGGAAAATCGAGGGGGAGATGGACACCAGCATGGTCATTCTCAAAAGCCGGAACGAGGAGGAGATAGCCCGTTTCAAAAACAATGTTATCCTTCTGTCGCAAAGCATGACCCAAAAGCACCCTTTCCTTTTTGCCGGTCCCCGAGATGGCTTGTATAAGTGTTCAAAGGATGacggagtgtttgtgtttcaataCGCGCAGCTATTCCACGGGTGCAAGCAGGTGTGCAGCTGGGACACGACAGACGCGCCTTACACGGCTCACGCTTTCCTCTTGCAAGTCTTTCTCACGCTCAGGGCAGCTCTAGAAGTACAACTGTTACCTATGCTCACGATCAATTTGAGCGATCTTTTGATAGGCAATGGAGCCGTGATGATTGACGTGGTCTCGTATCTCAAAAATAACTTCAATGAGCCCCCGTCCTCAATGTTTGGCAACCGATGTGAGAGCCTGGTTGGCATCTGTACTAGTTTGTTGACAAAGCACTTGCCCGACTCAAGCCTGCACAAAGAGCTGTGGGGGCTGAGCCTCTGGACGCCTGCGTCCCACGTGCTTACGAAGTCAATCGACTGGTTGAGAAACTTTGAGCAAAGTGAAAGAACAAGGCCTTCTATTTTAACCCTAGACGGTAACTGTTTTACGTTCAGGGATTATTTGTTCGGCATTCCCAAGTGGCTGACACGCCTGGGTGAGGaggaacaaacatgtgacagaaGCAGCACAGGACTCCTGGTATACGGACATCCAAAGCCATTCCGAGGCGACCAGACTGCGGAGGGCGTGGATAACGCCATCCTGAAAAAACTGATTAGGAACATAGTGCTGAGGATGAAAGTCAAGGTATTTGGATCGACGAGACTTGAAGTGACTGTTCTCAACTGCACACAGGGTTGGATGAAGGTCACTCTGGAAACGTCTGTGCTCTCTGGGTTTCCAGGCATAGATCAACTAGACCGATTGAAGATACTGGACGGCAACTGTTTCACACATGACGTTGCATCGCAGACTGAGTCCAAGTGGGCCCCTGTCATAAAGTTTGCCAAATGTCAGCAAAACGGACCTGAGCAAGAGTTTGTTTTACACTATTACAAGATGACAATCCTAATAGTTCTACTGAGCCCTTTGGGATCAGTAAAATCTCTGAGGGAGTTGTTTTGTAACATGCCATTAAGTGTGACAAATTACTAA